In Desulfonatronospira thiodismutans ASO3-1, a single window of DNA contains:
- a CDS encoding MnhB domain-containing protein, producing the protein MITQSQSPIIEVVARGLAPVIQLLGIYVFFHGHYGPGGGFQGGVLLAAGVLLMRLGMGAVHSQAHVSSKTTVAICALGALIFAGTGLVAILGGGEFMDYSYLPVPGVEAVDLRYYGILFVELGITMAVMTGLVAIYDDLLGIKHAGNN; encoded by the coding sequence ATGATAACCCAGAGCCAGAGTCCCATCATAGAAGTTGTTGCCCGTGGCCTGGCCCCTGTGATTCAACTTCTGGGCATATATGTATTCTTCCACGGTCACTACGGACCGGGAGGAGGATTCCAGGGAGGAGTGCTCCTTGCTGCCGGTGTTCTGCTCATGCGACTGGGCATGGGTGCTGTTCACAGCCAGGCCCATGTGTCCAGCAAAACCACTGTTGCAATCTGCGCCCTGGGTGCTTTGATTTTTGCTGGCACCGGCCTTGTTGCCATACTGGGCGGAGGCGAATTCATGGATTACAGTTATCTGCCCGTGCCCGGAGTCGAGGCAGTGGATCTGCGGTATTACGGCATCCTTTTTGTTGAACTGGGCATTACCATGGCCGTTATGACCGGCCTTGTAGCCATCTATGACGACCTATTGGGAATTAAGCATGCTGGAAATAATTGA